The proteins below are encoded in one region of Myxococcales bacterium:
- a CDS encoding type II secretion system protein GspG — MMKTNQNQRQHQSSLEGMTLVEIMVVMAIIALVAAGVGFALIPQFNKAKIKQTTADVQTVRSAAIIWLSDNTGCPSVGELIENKFLDQGARTQDAWGNDFRIECTSDDIEVSSGGPDGEFGTEDDIK; from the coding sequence GTGATGAAAACAAATCAAAACCAACGCCAACACCAAAGTAGTCTTGAGGGCATGACGCTCGTTGAGATCATGGTGGTCATGGCCATTATCGCTCTCGTCGCAGCCGGTGTGGGCTTTGCGCTAATACCGCAGTTCAATAAAGCCAAAATCAAACAAACGACGGCAGATGTTCAAACCGTTCGCTCAGCTGCCATCATCTGGCTTTCTGACAACACAGGCTGTCCTAGCGTCGGAGAACTCATTGAGAACAAGTTTCTGGACCAAGGAGCAAGAACTCAAGATGCCTGGGGCAACGATTTTCGGATCGAATGCACATCCGATGACATCGAGGTTTCTTCCGGTGGACCGGACGGCGAGTTCGGTACTGAGGACGATATCAAGTAA
- a CDS encoding prepilin-type N-terminal cleavage/methylation domain-containing protein, with amino-acid sequence MKNAQARNSMLGMTLIEILIVLALVAVAATGISFSTGAATRSRLRSACVRVLSASRFAYTRAISQQKTVRIAFDFQKNVFSIQESDGTVLLNQGDKNESETETSDPWAMARARLEGTFDPKPTPSPFHPIAGSDGKPIKRYASQKLGAKGLRFLRLLVPHSPIPIEGSNASGSIYFFPNGQTEHAVLQIGSESGNDVYSLELHPLTARGTIHAGKYVPTTALTLRNRTPKLRTIVMPLLCNFGHRLMLHKAFLF; translated from the coding sequence ATGAAGAACGCGCAGGCCAGAAACTCAATGCTCGGGATGACCCTTATTGAGATTCTAATTGTCTTGGCTCTTGTGGCTGTCGCTGCAACGGGAATTAGTTTTTCCACCGGTGCAGCCACACGAAGCCGTCTGCGGTCAGCCTGCGTTCGCGTTTTATCAGCTTCACGCTTTGCGTACACCCGTGCGATTTCACAACAGAAGACCGTACGCATCGCTTTTGATTTTCAGAAAAACGTCTTTTCCATACAGGAATCCGACGGCACAGTGCTGCTAAACCAAGGCGATAAAAATGAAAGCGAAACCGAAACGAGCGACCCGTGGGCAATGGCACGTGCTCGCTTAGAAGGAACGTTTGACCCCAAACCCACGCCTTCGCCATTTCATCCCATAGCCGGTAGCGATGGAAAGCCCATCAAGCGCTACGCATCTCAAAAACTTGGCGCAAAAGGTCTTCGTTTTCTTCGTCTATTAGTTCCGCACTCGCCCATTCCCATTGAAGGCAGCAATGCTTCGGGCTCCATTTATTTCTTTCCGAACGGGCAGACTGAACACGCAGTGCTGCAGATTGGGAGCGAATCAGGCAACGACGTTTATTCCCTGGAACTACACCCTCTTACCGCTCGAGGCACCATTCATGCGGGCAAATATGTACCGACTACGGCTTTGACTCTGCGGAATCGTACTCCGAAGTTGAGGACAATTGTGATGCCCCTTCTCTGCAACTTCGGCCATCGTCTCATGCTGCACAAGGCTTTTCTATTTTAG
- a CDS encoding prepilin-type N-terminal cleavage/methylation domain-containing protein has product MIQDVIVTKDVRVRGMTLIEVLIAIGILSIVSTLVWQGFSQTTRNKKRIENSIDHYHEMSLSLERMVRDLSMAFVSAQINPSPSLQTIQTIFVGDDRGDRDRIDFTSFSHQRLFANAHESDINELSYFLAADPDNPRKKVLARREQRRPDDHPREGGESMILMRDVIEFNLEYLDPLSHEWVREWDTMQATGQLNRLPSQVKITLAIEMDEGERNPKKLSLSTRASLPLRYAINHAMYKP; this is encoded by the coding sequence ATGATACAGGACGTTATCGTCACCAAAGACGTTCGTGTGCGGGGAATGACCCTGATCGAAGTGCTGATTGCTATTGGTATTTTATCAATCGTTTCAACCCTTGTGTGGCAAGGCTTCTCACAAACCACTCGAAACAAAAAGCGGATTGAAAATTCAATCGATCACTACCATGAGATGTCACTTTCCTTGGAGCGCATGGTTCGTGATTTGTCCATGGCCTTTGTTTCAGCTCAGATCAACCCAAGCCCCTCGCTGCAAACCATCCAAACGATATTTGTTGGCGATGATCGCGGAGATCGGGATCGGATCGACTTTACCTCTTTTTCCCACCAACGACTTTTTGCCAATGCGCATGAATCCGATATCAACGAGCTTTCCTATTTCCTTGCAGCCGATCCAGACAACCCCAGAAAGAAAGTCTTGGCGCGTAGGGAGCAACGCCGACCGGATGATCATCCACGCGAGGGTGGCGAATCGATGATTCTAATGCGGGATGTCATTGAATTTAACCTTGAATATCTCGATCCACTGAGTCACGAATGGGTTCGCGAGTGGGACACGATGCAAGCCACTGGCCAGCTCAACCGTCTGCCTTCGCAAGTTAAGATCACGCTTGCGATTGAAATGGACGAAGGCGAACGCAATCCAAAAAAACTTAGCCTAAGTACGAGAGCGTCACTACCACTTCGTTACGCCATTAACCATGCGATGTACAAACCATGA
- a CDS encoding general secretion pathway protein GspK: MVADLHENTHTFFVSANAKRDELKAEYMARSGINLTRLLISTEPLVRQATAPLIQMMTQRTPPQLPVWEYATEALSMFSDLEGATAAATQIGLDLGSAEGLGNAGGSFEILACAENRKINVNSPLALQGEHARQSVASQVFSLLGGYQSPSPYDPLFSGRDADGQFSSRLNIVGDIVDWWDFDQQATNFDPGARTVTSAGSEDNVYQSLKDPYQSKNAPFDSLEELRLVRGFSDEFWATFVSPKPENPCEDLMTVYGTGSLNPNMAKPEAMLATLCSYISDQPLCLDTMEGAKFVQLVNTVRGMFPIPWFSSATDFVNFVEGKGNQNDLFPTLKSFLGEDPSLLFRPVTINQDVRKNLEAAFTTESYLILIQSTGSAGRSRVSIRSVVNFHNRWAPPPPNTAVMPATGVIQYWRVN; the protein is encoded by the coding sequence ATGGTGGCCGATTTACATGAAAACACGCATACTTTTTTTGTGTCGGCCAATGCCAAACGTGATGAGCTAAAAGCGGAGTATATGGCGCGAAGCGGCATCAATCTTACACGACTTTTGATCTCCACTGAGCCTTTAGTAAGACAAGCAACAGCTCCTCTTATCCAAATGATGACGCAACGCACACCTCCACAGCTACCTGTCTGGGAATATGCAACCGAAGCTTTATCGATGTTCTCCGATTTGGAAGGAGCCACTGCCGCCGCAACACAAATCGGCTTGGACCTTGGCTCTGCAGAAGGGTTGGGAAACGCCGGGGGAAGTTTTGAGATATTGGCCTGTGCCGAAAACCGTAAAATCAATGTCAACTCACCGCTCGCGTTGCAAGGAGAGCACGCAAGACAAAGTGTTGCCTCTCAAGTCTTTTCCCTTCTAGGAGGCTATCAAAGTCCAAGCCCATACGATCCACTTTTTAGCGGACGAGATGCAGATGGACAGTTTTCTTCTCGCCTTAATATCGTGGGTGACATTGTCGATTGGTGGGATTTTGACCAGCAAGCCACCAATTTTGATCCCGGAGCGCGCACTGTAACGAGTGCGGGAAGTGAAGATAACGTTTATCAGTCGCTTAAAGACCCTTACCAATCAAAAAATGCTCCCTTTGATTCGCTTGAGGAGTTACGTTTGGTTCGTGGCTTTAGCGATGAATTCTGGGCGACATTTGTAAGCCCAAAACCAGAAAACCCCTGTGAAGACCTTATGACTGTTTACGGAACAGGTTCCTTAAATCCTAACATGGCGAAGCCCGAAGCAATGCTTGCTACACTTTGTTCATACATTTCAGATCAGCCCCTATGCCTGGACACCATGGAGGGCGCCAAGTTTGTCCAGCTGGTAAACACCGTGCGGGGGATGTTCCCTATTCCCTGGTTTAGTTCGGCCACGGATTTTGTAAATTTTGTAGAGGGCAAAGGCAACCAGAACGATCTGTTCCCAACCCTCAAAAGCTTCTTAGGAGAAGACCCCTCGTTACTGTTTCGTCCCGTTACTATCAATCAAGATGTTCGTAAAAATTTGGAAGCTGCATTTACTACCGAGTCCTACCTTATCTTAATTCAATCGACAGGCAGCGCTGGCCGTTCTCGTGTTAGCATTCGCAGCGTTGTCAATTTTCACAACCGTTGGGCACCGCCGCCACCAAATACTGCGGTCATGCCTGCAACCGGGGTTATTCAATACTGGCGGGTTAACTGA
- the pilM gene encoding pilus assembly protein PilM, with protein sequence MARVIGIDIDAHSIKAVLLRSSLRSHELLAYDEIVLDKDLVSDELKRKAIYEGLRELQQRFSSETDSVVCAISGGIVSMRTLNFPKVALRHLDGLVPNELEAELPFDIEEVVFDYQSVAKGDESLQVLATAVPKSALEDTIELFSSAGLSPREIAIGAASLDGLAPLLADLRAPGPIVLVDFRNAETDVCIIQNGHCVLARTLSHGVRSSQSSPETLAMQIKQTLASYRASNGLLPVQAYIVGEGSTLPNASRWVSELLHIPTDTLLLPVASGLEAEQTTRYARAAALAARILGRGKRINLRSGEFRPERATSVLRERAGLLAACAVAIVVSFVVFAYGHLQLLENQNEALKIELSQLSKKVFDDEASDPKRARELLEGRGQGKNPLPEIRAFDIMEFVSNAVPPNIAHDTRQLRIELGIGGGRGRLELEEF encoded by the coding sequence ATGGCAAGAGTAATAGGAATTGATATTGACGCGCATAGCATCAAAGCGGTGTTACTACGAAGCTCACTTCGTAGTCACGAACTCCTCGCTTATGATGAAATCGTTCTCGACAAAGATCTCGTAAGCGATGAGCTAAAACGCAAAGCTATCTACGAGGGGCTCCGCGAACTTCAGCAGCGATTTTCCTCGGAGACCGACTCCGTCGTTTGCGCCATCTCTGGTGGGATCGTTTCCATGCGAACACTGAACTTTCCCAAGGTAGCGCTTCGTCACCTTGACGGCTTGGTTCCGAACGAACTTGAGGCTGAACTCCCCTTCGACATTGAGGAGGTTGTTTTTGACTATCAGAGTGTCGCAAAGGGGGACGAATCGTTGCAAGTGCTTGCAACCGCCGTTCCCAAATCCGCACTTGAAGACACCATTGAATTGTTCTCTTCAGCGGGCCTGAGTCCTCGCGAAATCGCAATCGGAGCGGCATCGCTTGATGGTCTAGCTCCACTGCTGGCTGATTTACGTGCACCCGGACCGATCGTTCTTGTTGATTTCCGAAATGCAGAAACGGATGTCTGCATCATTCAAAACGGTCATTGTGTCTTAGCGCGCACGCTTTCTCATGGAGTACGCAGCAGCCAGTCAAGCCCTGAGACGCTAGCGATGCAAATCAAACAAACCCTTGCCTCCTATCGAGCCTCAAACGGACTTTTGCCCGTTCAAGCCTATATTGTCGGAGAAGGAAGTACTCTTCCCAATGCCTCACGGTGGGTCTCGGAATTACTTCACATCCCGACCGACACCCTTTTATTGCCTGTGGCAAGCGGCCTTGAGGCCGAACAGACAACACGTTATGCGCGAGCTGCAGCGCTTGCGGCGAGGATTCTCGGGCGAGGGAAACGAATTAACCTCCGTTCCGGAGAATTCAGGCCTGAGCGAGCAACAAGCGTTTTGCGCGAACGAGCGGGTTTGCTCGCTGCTTGTGCGGTAGCTATCGTTGTATCCTTCGTAGTGTTTGCCTACGGACATTTACAACTGCTCGAGAACCAAAACGAAGCTCTGAAAATAGAACTCTCGCAGCTTAGTAAAAAAGTGTTTGATGACGAGGCCAGCGACCCAAAGCGCGCTAGAGAACTTTTGGAAGGACGCGGGCAAGGCAAAAACCCACTGCCCGAGATACGAGCGTTTGATATTATGGAATTTGTAAGTAACGCCGTCCCACCCAACATCGCGCATGACACCAGACAACTTCGCATCGAGCTCGGCATCGGTGGAGGGCGCGGACGCTTGGAACTCGAAGAATTCTAA